The DNA window CATCGATGCGGTCGCGCACCTGGCCGGCCTCTCCAACGATCCGACGGCCGAGTACAATCCCAAAGCCAACTGGGAGATGAACGCGACCGCCACGGAACAGCTCGCGCACGCCTGCAAGAAACACGGCGTCAAGCGGCTGACGTTTGGATCGAGCGCCTCTATCTACGACGGACTCGGCGACGACATCTTCGACGAAGCCGCCCCCGTTTCGCCGCGCGGCGCCTACTCTTGTTCGAAACACGCCGCCGAGGCCGCGTTGCTAGCTGCAGCCGGTAAAGATTTCGCGCCGGTGATCCTGCGCCAGGGCACCGTCTACGGCTATAGCGCGCGCATGCGCCTCGATCTCGTCGTCAACACGTTCATCAAGGATGCGCTTTTGCGCGGCGCGCTCTATCTGCACGGCGGCGGATGGATGTACCGGCCGCTGGTGGACATCACCGATGTCGCCGCGGCGCACGTGCGCTGCCTCGAGGCGCCCGCCGAAGCGGTGGGCGGCGAGATCTTCAATGTCGTGCACGACAATTTTCAGATCCGCGAACTGGCCATGCTGGTCACCGGCTCGCTCTCACTCATCGGGCGCCACGCGCGGCTGGAAAATGCGCCCGTGCCCCTGATCAACCGCAACTACCGCTGCTCCAACCGGAAACTGCAAGATCGCATCGGATTTTCGCCGGGCGTCACCGTGCTCGAATCGATCGAGAAGATACTTTCGAATTTACCGGTCGACGACCCGACGCAGCTCTCGCATCCGCGCTACTACAATATCGGCTGGATGACGCTGCTCGACGAAATCGTCGCCGAGCAAAACGGTTTCGCGTCGGTGTGGGAGACCGCTCGCCGCTGAACTAGCCGTGCAGGCTGTCGAGCAGCGATTGAGCGTCCTTGGCGTCGGACAGATCGCCGTTGACTTTGTACTGCTTCAATGCGGCCGCGGCATCGACGATGGCGCTCTTCACGTCGCCGAGATTTTTTTCTGCCGTGGCGCGATCGAAGAGGGCATCCGCACTATCTGGGACCGCCGCAAGGTACACGTCGCAATCCAGCTTGGCTTTTGCCCACTCGTCGAGATTCAAGTACGAGAGGCCGCGATAGAAATTGCAGAGTGTGATCGTCGAATCTTTGGCCAAGCATTTGCTCAATTCGGTGATGGCGGCGGCGTATTCGCCGGCCGTCACTTCGAGATGTCCGAGTGACATGAGCGCGAACGGCCGGTCCGGGGTCAACGTCAGCGCTTGCTCGCAATCGGCGCGCGCGCCGGCGAGATTGTTGGCCTCGCGCCGTGTGTTGCAGCGATCGGCATATGCGTCGCCGTCGGTGTCGCGCAGCGAGATCGCTTTCGAAAGGTCCGCTTCCGCGCTCTTCAGATCGTCGAGGTAGTAGTTCGCTCGGCCGCGCCGCTCCCATGCGTAGCCGTCGGTGGGATCGAGGGCGATCGCTTTCGTGCAGTCTGCAACGGCGCCGTTGTCGTCGTTCATGATATCCCGAGTGTCGCAGCGCGTCGCATACGCATATTCGTATTCCGGGTCGAGCGCGATGGCTTGATCGTAGTCGGCCAACGCACCCTTACTATCGTCGAGGTTGGCCTTCGCGTCGCCGCGTGCGGCGAATGCTTCGGCGTCGTTCGGCTCGACGGCGATGGCCTTGCTGAACATCTCGATTGCGGCGGCATTCTTGCCGCCCTTGATGAGCGTGCGCCCCTGCTTGACGAAGTCGGCGGCAGCTGCTGCGGCGCCCTTATCGGGCGACGCCGTCGGACTTGGCGCTGCGCAGGCAGCGGAAGTTCCCCAACTGGCGATCGTCGCGGCGACGACCAAGAGCAACAGGGTGCGCATATATTTCATCGTATCGCACATTCGTGGGTCGGCTTACGCGACCTGCGACCGACCGCATGTGGACGTCGCGACCTACGGCGCAGGGCTGATGCGGCGGACGAACGACATCAATCCGTGTTCGACTGCTCTGAACGCTTTGAGAAAAAGACCGACGAACGCCGAGGGCGCGACGTACCCGTCGTCGACATCGATGATGCGGATGAATACTTGATAGGGCGCTGGGAGCCGGTCCGACCAGCGCCGGACGCGCGCATCGTCGAAGCCGCGCGCGCGCAGCGCGGATAAAACCGCGGCATCGTCAGGCGAAGCGGCGACGATCGCCGCGAACTGTGCGGTCGTAACCCCGAGCCGCTCCAGCAGCGCGCGGTCGATCGGTGAGTGCCCGAATAGATACGCGCCGAGTGCGCCGCCGCTGTCCATCTTGGCTTTGTCGATCAGTCGCGGCAGCCAACGGATGCCGTCGAGGTCATCGCTCCAGCGGCGCGGCGGCGAATGTGCGGTCATGTGATGTGTCCTCGTGCCACGAGATACTCCCGCAGCGCCGCTTGCCACGGTCGCGACGCCAGTCCGAGTTCCCCCAACTTCTCGCTCGCCAGCGCCGAATACGCCGGCCTGCGCGCGCGTGAAGCTACATGCTCGGAAGCCACTGCGACGGCGCGTGTCGCAAGTCCGGCTGCCTCGAAGATGCCGTCCGCGAATTCGCACCACGAGCATGGGCCGCTATTGGTGAGATGATACACCCCCGCCGGCGCGCTGCGTGCGGCGAGCGCCACGGTCAGCGCCGCAGCATCGGCGGCATACGTCGGGGTCATCACGATGTCGTCCACGACTTCGATGCGTTCGCCGCGCCGCGCCTTTGCCAGCATCGTCTCCACGAAGTTGCCGCCTTTGCCGCTCGATCCCGCCGTGCCGAAGACGCTCGCGATGCGCAAGACGTACGCATTTGGATTTGCGATGCGCACGAGCGTCTCGCCCGCGACCTTTGATGCTCCATAGACATTGACCGGCGCGACGCGGTCGGATTCGACGTATGGCTGCGTCGCGTGCGCGCTGCCGAAGACGTAATCGCTCGAATAGAAGGCTACCGATGCGCCGCGCTCGTTCGCTGCCGCCGACACGTTGTGGGCGCCGGTGCAGTTCACGCCAAACGCAAGATCGGGCCGGTCCTCGCATTCGTCGGTGCGATGGAACGCGGCGGTATTGACGACGATGTCGCCGGGTCGCAAAGGCGCGAACGCTCGCGTTAGAGACGGCCGGTCGGTGACATCGCACTCCGCGCGCGTAAGAGGCAAGACGTCGATGCCGGCAGCGGCCGCGGCTTTCGCGACGTCGGTGCCGATTTGGCCGCCAGGTCCGATCA is part of the Candidatus Eremiobacteraceae bacterium genome and encodes:
- a CDS encoding SDR family oxidoreductase; this encodes MKVLVTGGAGYIGVVLCEQLLNAGHNVRVLDRLYWGRAPLRHLADRIEVVQADVRDVPADVFDGIDAVAHLAGLSNDPTAEYNPKANWEMNATATEQLAHACKKHGVKRLTFGSSASIYDGLGDDIFDEAAPVSPRGAYSCSKHAAEAALLAAAGKDFAPVILRQGTVYGYSARMRLDLVVNTFIKDALLRGALYLHGGGWMYRPLVDITDVAAAHVRCLEAPAEAVGGEIFNVVHDNFQIRELAMLVTGSLSLIGRHARLENAPVPLINRNYRCSNRKLQDRIGFSPGVTVLESIEKILSNLPVDDPTQLSHPRYYNIGWMTLLDEIVAEQNGFASVWETARR
- a CDS encoding tetratricopeptide repeat protein, with the translated sequence MKYMRTLLLLVVAATIASWGTSAACAAPSPTASPDKGAAAAAADFVKQGRTLIKGGKNAAAIEMFSKAIAVEPNDAEAFAARGDAKANLDDSKGALADYDQAIALDPEYEYAYATRCDTRDIMNDDNGAVADCTKAIALDPTDGYAWERRGRANYYLDDLKSAEADLSKAISLRDTDGDAYADRCNTRREANNLAGARADCEQALTLTPDRPFALMSLGHLEVTAGEYAAAITELSKCLAKDSTITLCNFYRGLSYLNLDEWAKAKLDCDVYLAAVPDSADALFDRATAEKNLGDVKSAIVDAAAALKQYKVNGDLSDAKDAQSLLDSLHG
- a CDS encoding DUF5069 domain-containing protein → MTAHSPPRRWSDDLDGIRWLPRLIDKAKMDSGGALGAYLFGHSPIDRALLERLGVTTAQFAAIVAASPDDAAVLSALRARGFDDARVRRWSDRLPAPYQVFIRIIDVDDGYVAPSAFVGLFLKAFRAVEHGLMSFVRRISPAP
- the rfbD gene encoding dTDP-4-dehydrorhamnose reductase codes for the protein MRLALIGPGGQIGTDVAKAAAAAGIDVLPLTRAECDVTDRPSLTRAFAPLRPGDIVVNTAAFHRTDECEDRPDLAFGVNCTGAHNVSAAANERGASVAFYSSDYVFGSAHATQPYVESDRVAPVNVYGASKVAGETLVRIANPNAYVLRIASVFGTAGSSGKGGNFVETMLAKARRGERIEVVDDIVMTPTYAADAAALTVALAARSAPAGVYHLTNSGPCSWCEFADGIFEAAGLATRAVAVASEHVASRARRPAYSALASEKLGELGLASRPWQAALREYLVARGHIT